The DNA segment CCAAACAGGCCAATCGAATTCTCTAGCCCCTTCACCAAAATCACCCGTTTGGGAGTCATTAGGGCTGAGATCGACTGAGGAAGCTGGTCGATCCGTTGTTTTAGCGCGTCTTGTAAGTAAGTCAGATTGGGATCTGAGAAGTCAAACACTTGAAAATCTACCAAGCGACACTCAGGGCGTTTTTTTAGCACCTTGAGCAAGTCATCAAGGTCTTCAGGAAAGCTAATTTCCACAAAGCCGAGAGTAAAGCCCTTGGCAAAGTCAATAAATCGGGCTAGTCGGGCAATAGTTCCTTCATTCTGAGCTTCCCACGGAGAAATAACCTGCTCCGCAAGAGATGGCGGCGGGGTTGGCGATGACTCGGGGGGCTGGCTACGCCCGAAGAGCTTCTTGAAAGGCATTGGTTCGCCTCACCAGTGGGTTGATATACTTCCACGCTTGCTGATTGTCTAACTGTGAATATTCCAACACAGTAATGTTGAACAGCATTGACTGCATCATAGCCTGAGCGGCTGGTTCGAGCAGCACTCCTTTATTTTGGTAAATTTCTACCAGCACCGGGTAGTGGTCGCTGGGGATAAATCGCTCAAAGTGGTTTTGCTCGTCGGCGGCAACCAGCGTTATGTCTGCTGACGAGATTCGGTTACCCTCGGCGGTTAAACAGGCGGCACGCAGAAGCTGCATCAGCTGGCGGACGTGCCCGCCGCTGAGTTGAGCTAGTTCTAGCAGAACATCTCTACTCTCAAAAATGCGATCAGAATCAACTCGGCGATCGACCAGGGCTGCCATAGCGTTCAAGCCATCAGTGCTATAGCCCAGTTCAGGCTGCCCCCGTTCAAACTGATAGATATTGACCATGGGCATAACATTGAGCTTGTCAAACACATTGGCATAGTTGTTGCCCGAGTAAATGACCGAAATTGGCACCGTGTAGATGACGGCGCAGTGCAACTCGGCCAGCTGATTGGCGTACCTAAGAAACAGATGTTCGCCCACCTGGGGCGGCACTCGATCGAGGTTGTCGAAAATAAAGAGAAAGCCCTTGGTATTAGGCTTCTTGGTTTGGAGCTTAGAAAAAG comes from the Nodosilinea sp. PGN35 genome and includes:
- a CDS encoding AAA family ATPase gives rise to the protein MTSDRATTLQAAFQVCDLGALTGAEIDSYYVDLSTVRSARSITSVSKRLSFLKPGQPAAILFTGHRGCGKSTELQRIKRRWELEYEVIYIKATDELDINDADYKDIYLVIVKYLTQALQSWGLNSDPALVSVFEDWFKDITQETERTKETSVSVEGKTGVGGGIASVLAMSVNLLAQIKGSEKHKRLIRESLQQGFSRLQDHTNALLKDAFSKLQTKKPNTKGFLFIFDNLDRVPPQVGEHLFLRYANQLAELHCAVIYTVPISVIYSGNNYANVFDKLNVMPMVNIYQFERGQPELGYSTDGLNAMAALVDRRVDSDRIFESRDVLLELAQLSGGHVRQLMQLLRAACLTAEGNRISSADITLVAADEQNHFERFIPSDHYPVLVEIYQNKGVLLEPAAQAMMQSMLFNITVLEYSQLDNQQAWKYINPLVRRTNAFQEALRA